A single window of Anomaloglossus baeobatrachus isolate aAnoBae1 chromosome 5, aAnoBae1.hap1, whole genome shotgun sequence DNA harbors:
- the LOC142311195 gene encoding uncharacterized protein LOC142311195, translating to MPRCFVERCHNYGGKRLNIILHSFPNNLDKIKTWLRCIEQSGHVIRDIEELAERIFEGKTNNRFRVCSEHFTQQSYQPSGLRKTLRKDAVPTIFRDVPPQKCPWQKVKPALKRSHLDLSGKEKHRAFTSRQFGCHPRLINTSVLDQRCSQANMETTIKTTEYFQHKDKETKEGHRMDIPRVILNLTLEIICLLTGEDCIVVKKTSSHGQGWSRIQSPMIEPPANSLMSVKNNEQKILDLTNKIIELLTGEKCNYLEDSHNNIMLESHQALSSLGNMVNGLSGQTSAHSVEELSSCEEKEDVHTPTGHRQQHLFSDIKAESVSYDSRNSTDSNAYKSTDDTQEYPSTPIKEEPVSSEEESFTDPEIYATTDHTPRHASPHIKEEKGLSQSANTTDADTYTPTYQTPQYSSPIKEESVVYDGGNLTDVYVPSDHIHSPTLIEDSVSCDGGSITNLTDHAHQHPANYVIDEPEMCDEGRAINLETQPSSTNTECENENVQNNYSSFDKGNLDTDIYALIKHAQAKYTFSRIEDGSSSEEENSKDHIQMSADHTLQRPPNDTGETVPQTFQCPDCSECFTRKSGLINHRRNHRQEKLTCSKCGKVFSKRSSLQNHLTLHTGEKPYACPICGKCFARKSNLISHETIHSGKASFICAECGRYFVCKVHLTKHQIIHEK from the exons ATGCCAAGATGTTTTGTTGAGCGATGCCACAACTATGGGGGAAAGAGACTGAACATTATTCTCCATTCCTTTCCCAATAACCTGGACAAGATCAAAACATGGCTGCGGTGCATTGAGCAAAGCGGTCACGTCATCCGGGACATAGAGGAGCTGGCCGAGAGAATATTCGAAGGGAAAACCAACAACCGATTTCGAGTGTGCTCTGAGCATTTCACCCAGCAATCTTACCAGCCCAGTGGCTTGAGGAAGACTTTGCGGAAAGATGCTGTCCCTACAATTTTCCGAGATGTCCCACCACAGAAATGTCCATGGCAAAAGGTTAAACCAGCACTCAAGAGGTCACACTTGGACTTGTCCGGGAAAGAGAAACACAGGGCATTCACATCAAGACAGTTTGGATGTCATCCGCGACTTATAAACACCTCTGTCCTGGATCAGCGATGTAGCCAG GCTAATATGGAGACTACCATTAAAACCACTGAGTATTTCCAACATAAAGACAAGGAAACCAAAGAAGGACATAGAATGGATATTCCGCGTGTGATCCTGAACCTCACACTGGAGATCATCTGCCTGCTAACTGGAGAG GATTGTATTGTTGTGAAGAAGACATCTAGTCATGGTCAAGGATGGAGCAGAATTCAGAGCCCCATGATAGAGCCTCCTGCTAACTCCTTAATGTCTGTGAAGAacaatgagcagaagatcctagacCTCACCAACAAGatcattgagctgctgactggagag aagtgcAACTATTTAGAAGATTCCCATAACAATATCATGCTTGAGAGCCACCAGGCCCTATCATCtcttg GTAACATGGTGAATGGCTTGAGTGGCCAAACATCTGCCCATAGTGTAGAGGAATTGTCATCATGTGAAGAAAAGGAAGATGTTCACACACCCACAGGTCATAGACAACAGCACCTGTTTAGTGATATTAAAGCGGAATCAGTCTCATATGATAGCAGAAACAGCACAGACTCCAATGCTTATAAATCAACAGATGATACCCAGGAGTATCCATCTACTCCTATCAAGGAGGAACCCGTTTCATCTGAAGAGGAAAGCTTCACCGACCCCGAGATCTATGCAACCACAGATCATACACCACGACATGCATCGCCTCATATTAAGGAGGAAAAAGGCTTAAGTCAAAGCGCAAATACTACAGATGCGGACACTTATACACCCACATATCAAACACCACAATATTCATCTCCTATTAAGGAGGAAAGTGTTGTTTATGATGGAGGAAACCTCACAGATGTGTATGTTCCCTCAGATCATATACATTCTCCTACTCTTATTGAGGATTCAGTATCATGTGATGGGGGAAGCATCACAAACCTCACAGATCATGCACACCAGCATCCAGCTAATTATGTTATAGATGAACCAGAGATGTGTGACGAAGGAAGGGCCATAAATCTAGAAACACAGCCGTCATCAACTAATACGGAGTGTGAAAATGAAAATGTGCAAAATAACTATTCCTCGTTTGACAAAGGCAACTTAGACACGGATATATATGCACTTATAAAACATGCACAGGCAAAATATACATTTTCTCGTATTGAAGATGGTTCGAGTTCAGAGGAAGAGAACTCAAAAGACCACATACAGATGTCAGCAGATCATACTCTTCAACGTCCACCTAATGATACAGGGGAAACTGTCCCACAGACTTTTCAGTGTCCTGATTGTTCTGAATGCTTTACTCGCAAATCGGGGCTTATTAATCATCGGCGAAATCACCGGCAAGAGAAGTTGACATGTTCCAAGTGTGGTAAAGTCTTCTCTAAGAGATCCAGCCTTCAAAACCACCTCACCCTGCACACTGGAGAGAAACCCTATGCTTGTCCCATATGTGGAAAGTGCTTTGCTCGAAAAAGTAATCTAATCTCACATGAAACCATTCACTCTGGGAAGGCATCCTTTATATGTGCAGAGTGTGGGAGATATTTTGTCTGTAAAGTCCATCTTACGAAACATCAGATTATCCATGAGAAATAA